From the genome of Biomphalaria glabrata chromosome 1, xgBioGlab47.1, whole genome shotgun sequence, one region includes:
- the LOC106062970 gene encoding proliferation marker protein Ki-67-like isoform X1, with protein sequence MFGKIVVIKRTGADGAHFPLTLNTCLFGRGQHCDIRIQMPDVENEQCVVNVDEKGHVFLTNLSKENPTHINDKALAADCLTALSHGDIITIIDRKFRFEFPSESQFYPKSPRAKSPKSPRKSIAVGESVVGLKSPAKSPQKTPRPLTPRTENVPVSAVYSKSPQKQTNKTPLKDVLTNEVNTSSNNSNSISQYLMSPASFYNSTPKGLKRLSEAQQHKFTSVQGMTPGTSFQAASPVLQANIETISSPLPGKKTGGTLYTRTNESLQKSINLLKRRSMPLFERDEESKSEPISPEVPVIETNKSITQDRKRKSSTFVMLNARNKRVSFGPSLSPEHFDKTLPPKTPIKRGATPTRLNPGRKSLLKRQSPKSLALRKTPSPRRSSSNNVNSETASQENRDESPFKQGSAKKSVGKRVSSASPLPVLSLEEKTKEVITPVQVQSPRGSPRSRSLTPILQAENVTPLSSKRENSITPKSSLANRSLASITDSPFLSQDLFSQKSPVAANISLASEKSPTSARKKSPVAANTSLASEKSPTSAKKKSAPRGKSEGPQNLIKDNLNTKRQVEKRARSLGTIPLVLSPLSSFKAKHVRLSGPSPISVVTYKKTPVVKRAGKKSGDKTDLINKSVNLTGIKELVKTPKALSTNDSFSGLSDLFTTPAGKQEAAMNTSADLLNVSGKHNRTPRKSLVGIQKEQLDSSLSGMSSLFKTPVNNVEASLNKINVEIPKSVSAIKRACTPDRNLTKTPVGQPVDVSFSGMSNMFSTPTDHLDELDGHRATANLTEVVNTPALATPTRSRTPNKTIKSPQAQPEDISFTGISDVFKSPDVHMNTSQSRINTPKSLSNKKSAKAKTPIAAESSLVDISELFKTPIQHLSEAKQSTPKSEVISEKRSRTPKKFFDEISPLSSYRKKQSNEMSTLGNKSPLEVPLAQNKSTVRTPMSQKKSPLKTPMSQKKSPIKTPLTQKKSPLKTPLTQKKSPLKTPMSQKKSPIKTPLTQKKSPLKTPLTQKKSSSQETPLSEKTDLAQKKTSRVENSAGKIKSPPQDKNKVVALRAIHAHVATPKFAALAKSPSATPRSSRKMASVKKTIRTWSDIVKSGVPKSTTVVKPSVFISKVTAAKKTHKIPLKQSVKTPKTPRALARALAPTTGHAESPATILVGKKLTMRAKTPKLLPRKGRKQSASKMSRVSVGNTSFSGLPDMFKTPEATSSADTSALYDQIPDTPNGPNEMFVSPLSETKEKRRSANLVGVRELFTYKKRQSMNLVGVKELMKSPKLPGRHSLSPTALTRLMKTPHAAQKPSQSKSMSKISPVITPSGLKRMMKVPTYVSPSGVETLFTEVKDATPKSSRKGRLSKTPKEDASGPKTAPTENENSSVVSNASSEIKQTKTGRKRKAGDIAIQAPLKKMRASSQEIDEMKEVVAVKKGRGRKMKSPEKTATELDKGQDQVKITYEPAQKNLNAENAIVPEKEEVSVSSVISPVARRGRPKANLKVVTAQEAEPKPTAVAKRHGRGKALSVNVDLNKPGLEESLTEISSQDKFKDSAPKRGRGKASSNLMVVTTEEVESQPTALTRRQGHSKAVSANVDEQNKTSSEVFVAPSSQVELSVATVKRGRRNVSNLPTDEFQPEANAKLRGRKGILTVNIDVSNKTGPEESVVPHQAEPTIAAPKRGRGRLASNKTILTDVPGKASPEESVVPHQAEPTIAAPKRGRGRLASNKTVLTDVPGKASPEESVVPHQAEPSAPTRGRGRSPSKKTDVPNKPGPEETEPTTAPKRGGRRAAQKDEQPDLNSQDKPKENLASVSKRRGKGKDMSTNETVEIIEQVAEPQARKGRGKVKISEPVETVTRLGKTSVSDNEPVKETILTQEPVKSKRRTKAPESEQISKSASIKANKSKVKFSVSELVEAPSIEVATRRGRNETEPVPSDVKIAAKKGKGNTVTASSEVDTSEVKSTRTGRGKKPSVITTIEDTVAKIGLDVEPVSSSSDVAVPAVKSSRLGKNKAASNVVHDIPLSIENDTSRGKLKADEPVTSSSDVAQVIDTTKQQENVGKATKQGRGRRNASPVKEQPTPSSPVRGRKTGQATKQGRGRRIASPVKEQPTPKSPVRGRKTGQLTKASHLETIPASAESQPHTGGNKRSTIKNEPTSSETILSENSAPIAKSKGKAKDVTNLPSRRQGRNTGTADAAPAEKSTRARKRALITPDDEKSTHEVDASLSMRGGKKAKLELVPLKDIQASPVPHQQKAGAKRGKKSNNVESEHAVPAKQSKSSANANTTSTSNSKPTRSSKLQDIMESTIETKLPAKARATRVTKDKASLPEPVEVKRSTRGKRK encoded by the exons GTTTTTTTGACAAATTTAAGTAAAGAGAATCCAACACATATCAATGACAAGGCTTTAGCAGCAGACTGCTTGACTGCACTCTCTCATGGGGATATTATAACCATTATTGATAGAAAATTCAGATTCGAATTTCCTTCTGAATCACAATTTTATCCCAAATCTCCTAGAGCAAAAAGTCCCAAATCTCCAAGAAAATCTATTGCA gttggtGAGTCAGTGGTTGGATTGAAAAGTCCTGCAAAATCACCTCAAAAGACTCCAAGACCACTCACACCAAGAACAGAAAATGTGCCAGTGAGTGCAGTTTATTCCAAATCACCAcaaaaacaaaccaacaaaaccCCATTAAAGGACGTACTGACCAATGAAGTCAACACGTCCAGTAACAATTCCAACTCTATCTCACAGTATCTCATGTCTCCTGCTTCCTTTTATAATTCAACCCCCAAGGGTTTAAAGAGGCTGTCTGAGGCTCAGCAACACAAGTTCACATCCGTCCAAGGAATGACACCTGGGACTTCTTTTCAAGCTGCCTCTCCAGTGCTGCAAGCGAACATAGAAACTATTTCTTCACCATTGCCAGGAAAG AAGACTGGCGGAACTCTCTACACTAGAACCAATGAAAGCTTGCAAAAAAGTATTAATCTATTGAAACGGCGATCCATGCCATTATTTGAGCGGGACGAAGAAAGTAAAAGTGAACCAATATCACCAGaag TTCCAGTAATTGAAACGAACAAGTCCATAACACAGGACAGAAAAAGAAAGTCGTCTACTTTTGTAATGTTGAATGCCAGAAATAAGAGAGTATCTTTTGGACCCAGTTTAAGCCCTGAACATTTTGATAAAACTTTACCCCCAAAAACACCAATTAAAAGAGGTGCAACCCCCACAAGACTTAATCCAGGAAGGAAATCACTTTTGAAACGTCAGTCACCTAAAAGTTTGGCATTACGAAAAACACCTTCACCTCGACGATCATCTTCAAACAATGTAAATTCAGAGACTGCATCTCAGGAGAATCGGGATGAAAGTCCATTTAAACAAGGATCTGCTAAAAAGTCAGTAGGAAAGAGAGTTTCTTCTGCTTCACCACTTCCAGTTTTAAGCTTAGAGGAGAAGACTAAGGAAGTCATTACTCCTGTCCAAGTGCAGTCTCCCAGAGGATCACCTCGTTCAAGATCTCTGACTCCCATCCTTCAAGCAGAAAATGTCACTCCATTATCAAGTAAAAGAGAAAACAGTATCACTCCTAAAAGCAGCTTAGCTAATAGGAGCCTTGCTTCAATTACAGATTCTCCATTTTTATCTCAAGACCTGTTTTCTCAAAAGAGTCCTGTTGCCGCAAACATCTCTCTTGCTTCAGAGAAAAGTCCAACTTCTGCCAGGAAGAAATCACCTGTTGCTGCAAACACCTCTCTTGCGTCAGAGAAAAGTCCAACTTCTGCCAAGAAGAAGTCAGCCCCCAGAGGCAAAAGTGAAGGGccacaaaatttaataaaagatAATTTGAATACCAAGAGGCAAGTGGAAAAACGAGCCAGATCTTTAGGAACTATTCCACTGGTTCTATCACCACTATCATCCTTCAAAGCCAAACATGTAAGACTTTCTGGACCAAGCCCTATTAGTGTGGTCACATATAAGAAAACACCTGTTGTTAAAAGAGCTGGAAAGAAGTCTGGCGACAAGACagacttaataaataaatctgttaATCTTACTGGGATTAAAGAATTGGTTAAAACCCCAAAAGCCCTTTCAACTAATGATAGTTTTTCTGGCTTGTCAGATTTGTTCACTACACCTGCTGGTAAGCAGGAAGCTGCAATGAACACTTCAGCTGATTTGTTAAATGTATCTGGAAAACATAACCGCACCCCTAGGAAGAGCCTTGTTGGGATTCAGAAAGAACAGTTAGATTCCAGTTTGTCTGGAATGTCTAGTCTGTTTAAAACTCCTGTAAATAATGTGGAGGCTTCGttgaacaaaattaatgttGAAATACCAAAATCTGTTTCTGCAATCAAAAGAGCTTGCACTCCAGATAGGAATTTGACCAAGACACCTGTTGGTCAGCCAGTAGATGTTAGCTTTTCTGgaatgtcaaatatgttttcAACACCCACTGACCATTTGGATGAATTAGATGGACACAGAGCAACGGCTAATTTGACTGAAGTTGTCAATACTCCTGCACTAGCTACACCTACCAGAAGCCGTACTCCTAACAAGACCATTAAGTCACCTCAAGCTCAGCCTGAGGATATAAGCTTCACTGGCATATCTGACGTCTTTAAATCACCTGATGTCCATATGAATACTTCACAAAGCAGAATTAATACTCCTAAATctctttcaaataaaaaatcagcAAAGGCTAAGACCCCTATAGCAGCAGAGTCTAGTTTGGTTGATATATCTGAATTATTTAAAACTCCTATCCAACACTTGAGTGAAGCCAAACAGTCAACACCTAAATCAGAAGTTATATCAGAGAAAAGAAGTAGAACACCTAAAAAATTCTTTGATGAAATTTCACCACTCTCCTCTTACAGAAAAAAGCAAAGCAATGAAATGTCCACCTTGGGAAATAAGTCACCCTTGGAAGTACCACTGGCTCAAAACAAGTCAACAGTTAGGACACCAATGTCACAAAAGAAATCACCTCTAAAGACACCAATGTCACAAAAGAAATCACCAATAAAGACACCTTTGACTCAAAAGAAATCACCTCTAAAGACACCTTTGACTCAAAAGAAATCACCTCTAAAGACACCAATGTCACAAAAGAAATCACCAATAAAGACACCTTTGACTCAAAAGAAATCACCTCTAAAGACACCTTTAACTCAAAAGAAGTCCTCAAGTCAAGAGACACCTTTGAGTGAAAAGACTGATCTAGCCCAAAAGAAAACATCTAGGGTGGAAAATTCTGCAGGGAAAATAAAATCCCCACCTCAAGACAAGAATAAAGTTGTAGCACTTCGTGCTATTCATGCCCATGTTGCCACTCCAAAATTTGCTGCTTTAGCCAAGTCACCCTCTGCAACTCCCAGATCAAGTAGAAAGATGGCATCTGTCAAAAAAACCATCAGAACATGGTCTGATATAGTGAAGTCTGGAGTACCTAAATCTACTACTGTTGTAAAGCCTTCAGTTTTCATTTCTAAAGTTACAGCTGCTAAAAAGACGCATAAAATTCCATTAAAA CAATCAGTCAAAACACCAAAAACCCCTCGTGCTCTAGCCAGGGCATTAGCTCCCACTACTGGTCATGCCGAGTCTCCTGCTACTATTCTAGTTGGAAAGAAGTTGACAATGAGAGCAAAGACTCCCAAGCTCTTGCCAAGGAAAGGAAGGAAACAGTCTGCG agCAAAATGTCCAGAGTTTCTGTTGGCAATACAAGCTTTTCTGGGCTACCCGATATGTTTAAAACCCCAGAAGCAACTTCCTCTGCTGATACAAGTGCATTATATGATCAGATTCCAGATACGCCAAATGGACCCAATGAAATGTTTGTATCTCCACTGTCAGAGACCAAAGAAAAACGGAGAAGCGCTAATTTAGTTGGAGTGCGCGAACTCTTTACGTACAAGAAGCGTCAGTCCATGAATCTGGTTGGGGTGAAGGAGCTTATGAAAAGTCCAAAATTACCTGGTCGACATTCACTCTCTCCTACTGCATTAACACGTCTGATGAAGACCCCTCATGCAGCTCAGAAACCTAGTCAATCTAAGTCCATGTCAAAAATCTCCCCAGTTATAACTCCTTCAGGCTTGAAGCGTATGATGAAAGTTCCTACCTATGTTAGCCCTTCAGGGGTAGAGACTTTATTCACTGAAGTTAAG GATGCAACCCCAAAGTCTTCTAGAAAAGGGAGACTATCCAA GACTCCCAAAGAGGATGCTTCTGGTCCAAAAACTGCACCTACAG AAAATGAAAATTCAAGTGTTGTTTCTAATGCATCATCTGAAATCAAACAAACTAAAA CTGGCAGAAAACGAAAGGCTGGTGACATTGCTATACAagctcctttaaaaaaaatgagagcTTCCTCTCAAGAAATTGACGAGATGAAAGAAGTGGTTGCCGTGAAAAAAGGTCGAGGCAGAAAGATGAAATCTCCAGAGAAAACTGCAACAGAGCTTGATAAGGGTCAGGACCAAGTAAAGATTACTTATGAGCCTGCCCAGAAAAACCTAAATGCTGAGAATGCTATAGTTCCAGAAAAAGAGGAAGTTAGTGTCTCTTCTGTAATTTCACCTGTTGCCAGAAGAGGTCGTCCAAAAGCTAATTTAAAAGTAGTCACCGCACAAGAAGCTGAACCCAAACCCACTGCAGTAGCTAAACGCCATGGACGTGGAAAGGCATTGTCTGTGAATGTTGACCTTAACAAACCTGGTTTAGAGGAGTCTTTGACAGAAATATCATCTCAGGATAAATTTAAAGACTCTGCTCCCAAGAGAGGGCGTGGAAAGGCTTCTTCTAATCTCATGGTGGTTACTACTGAAGAAGTAGAATCACAACCCACTGCGTTAACTAGACGTCAGGGACACAGTAAAGCTGTGTCTGCAAATGttgatgaacaaaataaaactagttCAGAAGTCTTTGTGGCACCATCATCCCAAGTTGAGCTTTCAGTTGCTACAGTCAAAAGAGGGCGAAGAAATGTTTCAAATCTCCCTACAGATGAATTTCAACCTGAAGCCAATGCTAAACTTCGGGGGAGGAAGGGCATTTTAACTGTAAATATTGATGTTTCTAACAAAACTGGTCCAGAAGAATCAGTGGTTCCTCATCAAGCAGAACCTACTATTGCTGCCCCCAAAAGAGGACGAGGACGTCTTgcttcaaacaaaacaattttaacagATGTTCCTGGCAAAGCTAGTCCAGAAGAGTCTGTGGTTCCACATCAAGCTGAACCTACTATTGCTGCCCCCAAAAGAGGACGAGGACGTCTTGCTTCAAACAAAACAGTTTTAACAGATGTTCCTGGCAAGGCTAGTCCAGAAGAGTCTGTGGTTCCACATCAAGCTGAACCTTCTGCTCCCACAAGAGGACGAGGACGCTCTCCTTCAAAGAAGACTGATGTTCCTAACAAACCTGGTCCGGAAGAGACTGAACCTACAACTGCTCCCAAGAGAGGTGGGCGACGTGCTGCTCAAAAAGATGAACAACCAGATTTAAACAGTCAAGACAAACCCAAGGAAAACCTTGCATCAGTTTCCAAGCGTAGAGGCAAAGGAAAAGACATGAGTACTAATGAAACTGTTGAAATAATTGAGCAAGTTGCTGAACCTCAAGCCAGAAAAGGCAGAGGAAAAGTCAAGATATCAGAGCCTGTGGAAACAGTAACAAGGTTAGGAAAGACAAGCGTTTCAGATAATGAACCTGTAAAAGAGACTATACTAACACAAGAGCCTGTCAAAAGCAAGAGAAGAACTAAGGCACCAGAATCAGAACAAATATCAAAATCTGCATCAATTAAAGCAAACAAGAGCAAAGTCAAATTCAGTGTGTCTGAACTAGTTGAAGCACCTAGCATAGAGGTAGCCACTAGAAGAGGAAGAAACGAAACTGAGCCAGTTCCTAGTGATGTTAAAATTGCTGCTAAAAAAGGCAAAGGAAATACTGTCACTGCATCATCTGAAGTTGATACCTCAGAAGTGAAGTCCACAAGGACTGGAAGGGGTAAGAAACCTTCAGTCATTACAACCATTGAAGACACAGTTGCTAAGATAGGGCTAGATGTTGAGCCTGTTTCATCCAGCAGTGATGTTGCTGTACCAGCTGTAAAGTCCTCCAGATTAGGAAAGAACAAAGCTGCATCTAATGTTGTCCATGACATCCCATTGAGCATAGAAAATGATACCAGTAGGGGTAAGCTGAAAGCTGATGAGCCTGTCACATCTTCTAGTGATGTTGCACAAGTAATTGATACAACAAAACAGCAAGAGAATGTTGGGAAGGCAACCAAGCAAGGCAGGGGTAGACGCAATGCATCCCCTGTTAAAGAACAACCCACACCCTCATCTCCTGTTAGAGGCAGAAAGACAGGGCAGGCGACCAAGCAAGGCAGGGGTAGACGAATTGCATCCCCTGTTAAAGAACAACCCACACCCAAATCTCCTGTTAGAGGCAGAAAGACCGGGCAGCTAACCAAAGCTAGCCATTTAGAGACAATTCCTGCATCTGCAGAGTCACAACCCCACACTGGTGGAAACAAAAGATCAACTATAAAGAATGAGCCCACATCTTCAGAGACGATTCTCTCTGAGAATTCTGCCCCTATTGCAAAGTCAAAAGGAAAAGCTAAAGATGTGACTAATTTACCTTCTAGAAGACAAGGAAGAAATACAGGTACAGCAGATGCTGCACCTGCTGAAAAGTCCACCAGAGCTAGGAAAAGGGCTTTGATCACTCCAGATGATGAAAAATCTACCCATGAGGTAGACGCTTCTCTAAGCATGAGAGGAGGGAAAAAAGCAAAATTAGAATTGGTTCCACTTAAAGACATTCAGGCTTCGCCTGTGCCCCACCAGCAGAAAGCTGGAGCTAAGCGTGGGAAGAAATCTAACAATGTTGAGTCTGAACACGCTGTTCCTGCTAAGCAAAGCAAGTCCTCAGCCAATGCTAATACAACTTCTACCTCCAACTCAAAACCCACAAGATCATCTAAGTTGCAAGACATAATGGAATCTACCATTGAAACAAAATTACCAGCCAAAGCCAGGGCGACCAGAGTAACAAAAGACAAGGCAAGCCTACCAGAGCCTGTGGAAGTCAAACGTTCAACCAGAGgcaaaaggaaataa